A window of the Desulforapulum autotrophicum HRM2 genome harbors these coding sequences:
- the cobS gene encoding adenosylcobinamide-GDP ribazoletransferase, whose protein sequence is MTRIKLFVRDLRSAVMFITILPAGKNAEFSPTGMIRCFPVVGMILGGLLVGVDFLASLLWADSVVAVVDVLFLIAVTGAFHLDGLGDAADGLFSHRSRERALEIMKDSRTGMMGLVAIFAMLSVKVAGIYAVKTTCTPFDSLVILFMVPALSRGGMLFGIRFLNYGRKNTGTGHDLFEKKLPVRDFIFLVPVLVLGFLLGVKGLFIALVFGVTVFLILTFYRIKMGCITGDMLGAMTEVSEAVLFLAAGTAIL, encoded by the coding sequence TTGACACGAATTAAACTGTTTGTAAGGGATTTAAGATCGGCCGTTATGTTTATCACCATTCTGCCTGCAGGCAAAAACGCTGAATTTTCACCCACAGGCATGATACGGTGTTTTCCCGTGGTGGGAATGATACTGGGTGGGCTGCTTGTCGGGGTGGACTTTTTAGCCTCACTGCTATGGGCCGATTCTGTGGTGGCGGTTGTTGATGTGCTTTTTCTGATTGCCGTAACCGGGGCCTTTCACCTGGATGGTCTTGGGGATGCAGCAGATGGGCTTTTCAGTCATCGCTCAAGGGAGCGTGCCCTGGAGATTATGAAGGACTCAAGGACCGGAATGATGGGGCTTGTGGCTATCTTTGCCATGCTTTCAGTCAAGGTGGCGGGGATCTATGCCGTTAAAACAACCTGTACGCCTTTTGACTCCCTGGTGATCCTGTTCATGGTGCCTGCCCTTTCAAGGGGAGGCATGCTGTTTGGTATCCGGTTTCTGAACTATGGGAGAAAAAATACGGGTACAGGACACGATCTCTTTGAAAAAAAACTGCCTGTTCGCGATTTTATATTTTTGGTGCCGGTGCTTGTTCTGGGATTCCTGCTTGGTGTTAAAGGCCTTTTTATCGCCCTGGTCTTTGGCGTCACGGTTTTTCTGATCCTTACTTTTTACAGGATTAAGATGGGGTGCATCACCGGCGATATGCTGGGGGCAATGACAGAGGTTTCTGAAGCCGTTTTATTTCTTGCGGCAGGGACCGCAATTTTATGA
- a CDS encoding radical SAM protein — translation MYKYLFGPVPSRRLGISLGVDLVTHKTCSLDCIYCECGKTTDLTVERKEYVPVDAVLAELEDYFSNHPDPDFITFSGSGEPCLNLRIKDVIDFIKTRKPNVSIAVLTNGTLLNDPEVRKSILGADLVMPSLDGAMPSSLRRINRPHPSINATTYIDGLVAFRAEFHGRFALEIFILPGYNDTPEELQALKAAVERIQPDIIQLNTLDRPGVVPNIHASTRESLDQIAAFFKPFNVEVIAAAPKRKKIESYRTDMESAILETVLRRPCTLEDLAAILGTHATEINKYLAVLEEAGRIESVREARGLFYQARNKFAKE, via the coding sequence ATGTATAAATATCTGTTTGGACCGGTACCTTCCAGGCGCCTGGGAATCTCCCTGGGTGTTGATCTTGTCACCCATAAAACCTGTTCACTTGACTGCATCTATTGCGAGTGCGGCAAAACAACCGACCTCACCGTTGAGAGAAAGGAGTATGTGCCCGTGGATGCGGTGCTTGCTGAGCTTGAGGATTATTTCTCCAACCATCCTGATCCTGATTTCATCACCTTTTCAGGTTCCGGCGAACCCTGCCTCAACCTGCGCATCAAGGATGTGATTGATTTTATAAAGACAAGAAAACCCAATGTCTCCATCGCCGTTCTGACCAACGGCACCCTGCTCAATGATCCGGAGGTGAGAAAGTCGATTCTTGGGGCGGACCTTGTGATGCCCTCCCTTGATGGCGCAATGCCGTCTTCGCTTAGAAGAATCAACCGGCCCCATCCTTCCATCAATGCAACCACCTATATCGACGGACTTGTCGCCTTCAGGGCAGAATTTCACGGCAGGTTTGCCCTGGAAATTTTTATTCTGCCCGGATATAACGACACCCCTGAAGAGCTTCAGGCCCTTAAGGCTGCTGTGGAACGGATTCAGCCTGACATTATCCAGCTCAATACGCTGGACCGCCCCGGTGTTGTTCCTAACATCCATGCTTCAACCCGGGAGTCCCTTGACCAGATAGCGGCTTTTTTCAAGCCCTTTAATGTGGAGGTAATCGCAGCGGCACCCAAACGAAAGAAAATTGAATCCTATCGAACGGATATGGAGTCGGCCATCCTTGAGACCGTCCTTAGAAGGCCCTGCACCCTGGAGGATCTTGCAGCCATCCTGGGCACCCATGCCACCGAGATCAACAAGTACCTTGCCGTTCTTGAAGAGGCTGGCAGGATCGAGTCTGTACGAGAGGCGAGGGGACTGTTTTACCAGGCCCGGAATAAATTTGCCAAAGAGTAG
- a CDS encoding LPP20 family lipoprotein — protein sequence MISSFMFAGCGPYSFMGKGRGGGKNPQPLVDGALNSSDMQKVVTYRVIGKGIEPERSRSRVEAQLMAERAAVADGYRLLVEKIHGVYLDSQAFVRNGSVDYTLLRTETQAWLRGAEVVEINRLSNGITEAVMTVKLNFFRKDNRWHPGSFFGISSSPTTGQLSTPPSYMSDAGN from the coding sequence ATGATTTCAAGTTTCATGTTTGCAGGCTGCGGACCTTATTCGTTCATGGGAAAAGGGCGTGGGGGTGGAAAAAATCCCCAGCCACTGGTGGATGGTGCATTAAATTCTTCTGATATGCAGAAGGTCGTGACCTATCGTGTGATTGGGAAGGGAATTGAACCCGAACGTTCCAGGAGCAGGGTCGAAGCCCAACTCATGGCTGAACGTGCTGCAGTTGCAGATGGTTACAGGCTGCTTGTGGAAAAAATTCACGGGGTTTATCTTGACTCCCAGGCGTTTGTCCGGAACGGGAGCGTGGACTATACTCTTTTACGTACTGAGACACAGGCCTGGCTCAGGGGTGCTGAAGTTGTTGAAATTAACAGATTAAGCAATGGCATTACCGAGGCTGTAATGACCGTAAAACTTAATTTCTTCAGAAAAGATAACAGGTGGCATCCCGGCTCTTTTTTTGGGATATCCTCATCTCCCACTACTGGTCAATTGTCGACGCCCCCGTCTTACATGTCAGATGCCGGGAACTAA
- a CDS encoding OmpA/MotB family protein — translation MNRSGAKTLFYTVAFLTVLMVWALNGFADMAAVEINPDVEKEMLLLKRDNLNDAIDEYGAKIEAIDGFLLNLKMDQEWLDLKFLDIQAQDRPIPQELIESRNLMVEKQSSAIKERESLLEQIQAHTLTLKKLEIPMGQKRIQSKNLFETGEELPGNTDFVEDDLVSLDLEKELTTKINAMGIRDWVELANNNSGLRLEVQLPILFAPGRSTIIGSYEGFLEKIATLVKPYEVFVHVNGVTDGAKSKKISNIDLGARRATAIVNRLVKYGLPPSIFKITSRGEYSEGSHMKVNSPSLNRRAEITVYFSHTG, via the coding sequence ATGAACAGATCCGGTGCCAAAACATTGTTTTATACTGTAGCTTTTTTGACGGTATTGATGGTGTGGGCGCTTAATGGCTTTGCCGATATGGCCGCAGTTGAGATAAACCCGGATGTGGAAAAAGAGATGCTTCTCCTGAAGCGTGACAATCTCAACGACGCAATAGACGAGTATGGGGCAAAAATCGAGGCCATTGATGGGTTCCTTTTGAATTTGAAGATGGACCAGGAATGGCTTGATTTAAAGTTTCTTGATATCCAGGCCCAGGACAGGCCTATCCCCCAGGAATTAATCGAGTCACGGAATCTCATGGTGGAAAAGCAAAGCAGTGCAATAAAGGAACGAGAGAGCTTGCTTGAACAAATCCAGGCCCATACCCTTACCCTGAAAAAACTGGAGATCCCCATGGGGCAAAAGAGGATTCAAAGCAAAAATTTGTTTGAAACCGGGGAGGAACTACCCGGTAACACTGATTTTGTTGAGGATGACCTTGTTTCCCTGGATCTTGAAAAAGAGTTGACGACCAAAATTAATGCCATGGGCATCCGTGATTGGGTCGAATTGGCAAATAATAACTCAGGGCTTCGTCTTGAAGTGCAGCTGCCAATTCTCTTTGCACCTGGACGTTCAACAATTATCGGCTCCTATGAGGGTTTTCTGGAAAAAATTGCAACCCTGGTCAAACCCTATGAGGTTTTTGTCCACGTAAACGGGGTCACAGATGGGGCTAAATCTAAAAAAATATCCAATATTGACCTGGGCGCACGAAGAGCCACCGCAATTGTCAATCGTCTTGTAAAATATGGTTTGCCGCCTTCGATTTTTAAAATCACCAGCAGGGGGGAATATTCAGAAGGTTCCCATATGAAGGTAAATAGTCCTTCTTTAAACCGGCGTGCTGAAATCACAGTCTATTTTTCACATACCGGTTAG